A portion of the Streptomyces sp. NBC_00376 genome contains these proteins:
- a CDS encoding sensor histidine kinase — MSRHPRRWRGPWTLRTRLVVSAVTLIAVVAAVIGTVTTIAFHSYMYGKLDDQLDAIAVRAAKPPGGGPMPGGGVPQSRDPLAFVDARGLPVGVFGAVVADGVVTSSRVVVETTTPGSGAEDVGQPMTAAQSRALAAADISVGQDPRTVDLPGLGASRVEAVTDPHGTTVLVGIPADEVGSALTALIVVEVCVTGAGLIAAGLAGATIVGVALRPLRRVAATATLVSELPLHSGEVALLERVPQAQADPRTEVGQVGAALNRMLGHVGSALEARQESETRVRQFVADASHELRTPLASIRGYAELTRRGREETGPDTRHALGRIESEAERMTGMVEDLLLLARLDAGRPLGLESTDLSPVVVDAVSDARAAGESGHHWRLELPDEPATVHGDPTRLHQVLVNLLANARTHTPPGTTVAVRVRGAAGRPWVTLEVEDDGPGIPPELLPHVFERFARGDASRSRSAGSTGLGLAIVQAVVAAHGGRAEVDSVPGRTVFAVHLPAEPVKPAAGPYSQRGDRLSTPS, encoded by the coding sequence GTGAGTAGGCACCCCCGCAGGTGGCGGGGGCCGTGGACGCTGCGGACCCGGCTGGTGGTCTCGGCGGTCACGCTGATCGCGGTCGTCGCCGCGGTCATCGGGACGGTCACCACCATCGCCTTCCACAGCTACATGTACGGCAAGCTCGACGACCAGCTGGACGCCATCGCCGTGCGGGCCGCGAAACCGCCCGGCGGGGGCCCCATGCCCGGCGGCGGTGTGCCGCAGAGCCGCGACCCGCTGGCCTTCGTGGACGCGCGCGGGCTGCCCGTCGGCGTCTTCGGCGCCGTGGTGGCGGACGGCGTGGTCACTTCGTCGCGGGTGGTCGTGGAGACCACCACCCCGGGGTCCGGGGCCGAGGACGTCGGGCAGCCGATGACCGCGGCCCAGAGCAGGGCGCTGGCGGCGGCGGACATCTCCGTCGGACAGGACCCGCGCACCGTCGACCTGCCGGGGCTCGGCGCCAGCCGGGTGGAGGCGGTCACGGACCCGCACGGGACGACCGTCCTCGTCGGCATCCCCGCCGACGAGGTGGGCTCGGCGCTCACCGCCCTGATCGTCGTCGAGGTCTGCGTCACCGGCGCCGGCCTGATCGCGGCCGGGCTCGCGGGCGCCACCATCGTCGGCGTCGCGCTGCGTCCGCTGCGCCGGGTCGCCGCGACCGCGACCCTGGTCTCCGAACTCCCGTTGCACAGCGGCGAGGTGGCCCTCCTGGAGCGGGTCCCGCAGGCCCAGGCCGATCCGCGTACCGAGGTCGGCCAGGTGGGCGCGGCCCTCAACCGGATGCTGGGCCACGTCGGTTCGGCGCTGGAGGCCCGGCAGGAGAGCGAGACACGGGTACGCCAGTTCGTCGCGGACGCCAGCCACGAGCTGCGCACCCCGCTCGCCTCGATCCGCGGCTACGCCGAACTGACCCGGCGCGGCCGCGAGGAGACCGGCCCCGACACCCGGCACGCCCTGGGGCGGATCGAGTCCGAGGCGGAGCGGATGACGGGCATGGTGGAGGATCTGCTGCTGCTCGCCCGGCTGGACGCCGGACGCCCGCTCGGCCTGGAGAGCACCGACCTCTCGCCCGTCGTCGTCGACGCGGTGAGCGATGCCCGCGCCGCCGGGGAGAGCGGCCACCACTGGCGCCTGGAACTGCCGGACGAGCCCGCGACCGTGCACGGCGATCCGACCCGGCTCCATCAGGTGCTGGTCAACCTGCTGGCGAACGCCCGTACCCACACCCCGCCCGGCACGACCGTCGCGGTCCGGGTGCGGGGCGCGGCCGGGCGGCCGTGGGTGACGCTGGAGGTCGAGGACGACGGGCCCGGCATTCCGCCCGAGCTGCTGCCGCACGTCTTCGAGCGGTTCGCGCGCGGTGACGCCTCGCGCTCCCGCAGCGCGGGCTCCACCGGCCTCGGGCTCGCCATCGTGCAGGCCGTGGTCGCCGCGCACGGCGGGCGGGCCGAGGTGGACTCGGTGCCGGGACGCACGGTGTTCGCCGTCCACCTGCCCGCAGAACCTGTGAAACCCGCAGCCGGTCCGTACTCACAGCGGGGGGACAGGCTCAGCACACCGTCGTGA
- a CDS encoding bifunctional glycosyltransferase family 2/GtrA family protein, translating into MRTDTPRGTLPTRDHLLAGAVDAAGAPVLDVVVPVHNEEKDLEPCVLRLHDHLARTFPYSFRITVADNASTDRTPQVAARLAAALPRVRSYRLEEKGRGRALRTVWSGSDAPVLAYMDVDLSTDLNALLPLVAPLISGHSDLAIGSRLARSSRVVRGSKREFISRAYNLILRSSLAARFSDAQCGFKAIRRDVAERLLPMVEDSGWFFDTELLVLAERAGLRIHEVPVDWVDDPDSTVHIVRTATEDLKGVWRVGRALAVGALPLDRLARPFGDDPRDRALSGVPGGLARQLVGFCIVGALSTLVYLALYSLFRLGVGPQFANGGALLLSAVANTAANRRLTFGVRGRGGAVRHQAQGLVVFAIGLALTSGSLAALGAASGSPSHGTELAVLIAANLAATVLRFLLFRAWVFPERAATAVEGHPAAGAASAAPAAGPGDDTHHELGNVR; encoded by the coding sequence ATGCGAACCGACACTCCCCGGGGCACTCTGCCGACCCGGGACCACCTCCTCGCCGGAGCGGTCGATGCGGCGGGCGCACCCGTACTCGATGTGGTGGTACCCGTCCACAACGAGGAGAAGGACCTCGAACCGTGCGTACTGCGCCTGCACGACCATCTGGCACGCACCTTCCCGTACAGCTTCCGGATCACCGTCGCGGACAACGCCAGCACCGACCGGACACCGCAGGTGGCGGCCCGGCTCGCGGCGGCGCTGCCCCGGGTGCGGTCGTACCGGCTGGAGGAGAAGGGCCGGGGGCGGGCGCTGCGCACCGTCTGGTCCGGCTCGGACGCCCCGGTCCTGGCCTACATGGACGTCGATCTGTCCACCGACCTCAACGCGCTGCTGCCGCTGGTCGCGCCGCTGATCTCGGGCCACTCCGACCTGGCCATCGGCTCCCGGCTTGCCCGTAGTTCGCGGGTGGTGCGCGGATCGAAGCGGGAGTTCATCTCGCGCGCCTACAACCTCATCCTCCGCTCGTCGCTGGCCGCCCGGTTCAGCGACGCGCAGTGCGGGTTCAAGGCCATCCGGCGCGATGTCGCGGAGCGGCTGCTGCCGATGGTGGAGGACTCGGGGTGGTTCTTCGACACCGAGCTGCTGGTGCTCGCCGAACGCGCCGGGCTGCGCATCCACGAGGTGCCGGTCGACTGGGTCGACGACCCCGACTCCACCGTCCACATCGTCCGGACGGCGACCGAGGACCTGAAGGGCGTGTGGCGGGTGGGGCGGGCGCTGGCGGTCGGCGCGCTGCCGCTGGACCGGCTGGCCCGGCCCTTCGGGGACGATCCGCGCGACCGTGCGCTGAGCGGGGTGCCGGGTGGACTGGCCCGGCAGCTCGTCGGGTTCTGCATCGTCGGCGCGCTCTCCACGCTCGTCTACCTCGCCCTGTACTCGCTGTTCCGGCTGGGCGTCGGCCCGCAGTTCGCCAACGGCGGCGCGCTGCTGCTGTCGGCCGTCGCCAATACGGCGGCCAACCGGAGGCTCACCTTCGGCGTACGGGGCAGGGGCGGGGCCGTACGCCACCAGGCGCAGGGCCTGGTCGTCTTCGCCATCGGCCTCGCGCTGACCAGCGGATCGCTGGCCGCACTGGGGGCGGCCTCCGGATCCCCGTCGCACGGTACGGAACTCGCCGTGCTGATCGCGGCCAACCTCGCGGCGACGGTGCTGCGGTTCCTGCTCTTCCGCGCCTGGGTCTTCCCGGAACGGGCCGCCACCGCAGTGGAGGGCCATCCGGCGGCAGGGGCCGCCTCCGCGGCCCCTGCCGCCGGGCCCGGCGATGACACTCACCACGAACTGGGGAACGTCCGATGA
- a CDS encoding response regulator transcription factor gives MTTTTSPQGRTELLRADRTPVRVLVVDDEAPLAELLSMALRYEGWEVRSAGDGAGAVRMARDFRPDAVILDVMLPDTDGFAVLGRLRRELAEVPVLFLTARDAVEDRIAGLTAGGDDYVTKPFSLEEVVARLRGLIRRSGTAAVRSESTLVVGDLMLDEDSHEVSRGGISIHLTATEFELLRFLMRNPRRVLSKAQILDRVWNYDFGGQANVVELYISYLRKKIDAGRSSMIHTRRGAGYLIRPGE, from the coding sequence ATGACGACGACGACCTCGCCCCAGGGGCGCACGGAACTGCTCAGGGCGGACCGCACCCCGGTCCGTGTGCTGGTGGTGGACGACGAGGCTCCGCTTGCCGAGCTGCTGTCCATGGCCCTGCGTTACGAGGGCTGGGAGGTGCGCAGCGCCGGGGACGGTGCCGGGGCCGTCCGGATGGCGCGCGACTTCCGGCCCGACGCGGTGATCCTCGACGTGATGCTGCCCGACACGGACGGCTTCGCCGTGCTCGGCCGGCTGCGACGGGAGCTCGCCGAGGTCCCCGTGCTGTTCCTGACCGCGCGCGACGCGGTGGAGGACCGGATCGCCGGTCTCACGGCGGGCGGCGACGACTACGTCACCAAGCCGTTCAGCCTGGAGGAGGTCGTGGCGCGGCTGCGCGGGCTGATCCGGCGTTCGGGGACGGCGGCGGTGCGCAGCGAGTCGACGCTCGTCGTCGGCGATCTGATGCTCGACGAGGACAGCCACGAGGTCAGCCGGGGCGGGATATCCATCCATCTCACCGCGACCGAGTTCGAGCTGCTGCGCTTCCTGATGCGCAATCCGCGACGGGTGCTGAGCAAGGCGCAGATCCTCGACCGGGTCTGGAACTACGACTTCGGCGGGCAGGCGAACGTCGTCGAGCTCTACATCTCGTACCTGCGCAAGAAGATCGACGCGGGACGGTCATCGATGATCCACACCCGGCGCGGGGCGGGGTACCTCATCAGGCCCGGTGAGTAG
- a CDS encoding endonuclease/exonuclease/phosphatase family protein, which yields MTLRRRTVEVLVAAGLLGGVLVPPATAAGQGHGQSVPLRVATYNIHAGAGMDNVFDLDRQAAELRSLDADVIGLQEVDVHWGDRSQWRDLAGELAERLGMAVSFAPIYRLDPAAPGAPMREFGVAVLSRYPIVSAENHDITRLSTQDPNPVPAPSPGFGEVVLRVKGLPVHVYATHLDYRGDPSVRIAQVADTRRIMAEDRAAERKPVRQILLGDLNAAPAAPELAPLWQELTDVEPGGPTYPAQDPVQRIDYVAVSKDTVRVRDAAVAETLASDHRPVVADLSLRR from the coding sequence ATGACACTGCGTCGCCGTACGGTGGAAGTGCTGGTCGCGGCAGGGCTGTTGGGGGGCGTCCTCGTGCCGCCCGCGACGGCGGCGGGCCAGGGGCACGGGCAGTCGGTGCCGCTGCGGGTGGCCACGTACAACATCCATGCGGGCGCCGGCATGGACAACGTCTTCGATCTCGACCGGCAGGCCGCCGAGCTGCGCTCGCTGGACGCCGATGTGATCGGACTCCAGGAGGTCGACGTCCATTGGGGCGATCGCAGTCAGTGGCGCGACCTGGCGGGCGAGCTGGCCGAACGGCTGGGCATGGCGGTGTCGTTCGCCCCGATCTACCGCCTCGATCCCGCGGCGCCGGGTGCGCCGATGCGGGAGTTCGGCGTCGCGGTGCTGTCCCGGTACCCGATCGTGAGCGCCGAGAACCACGACATCACCCGGCTCTCCACCCAGGACCCGAACCCGGTCCCGGCCCCCTCGCCCGGCTTCGGTGAGGTGGTGCTGCGGGTGAAGGGGCTGCCCGTGCACGTGTACGCGACGCACCTCGACTACCGCGGCGACCCGTCCGTCCGGATCGCCCAGGTGGCCGACACCCGCCGGATCATGGCCGAGGACCGGGCGGCGGAACGGAAGCCGGTGCGGCAGATCCTGCTCGGCGACCTCAACGCGGCACCGGCGGCGCCGGAGCTCGCCCCGCTGTGGCAGGAGCTCACGGACGTGGAGCCCGGCGGTCCCACGTACCCGGCACAGGATCCGGTGCAGCGGATCGACTACGTGGCGGTGTCGAAGGACACGGTGCGGGTACGCGACGCGGCGGTGGCCGAGACGCTTGCCTCGGACCACCGCCCCGTCGTCGCCGACCTGTCGCTGCGGCGCTGA
- a CDS encoding PPOX class F420-dependent oxidoreductase yields the protein MAPNIATNMAVELDELLAFVRPRHRAILLTTRSDGRPQGSPLTCGVDDAGRIVVSTYPERAKTRNAKRDARVSVIVLSDDWNGPWVQVDGSAEVIDSPESVEPLVEYFRNISGEHPDWDEYRAAMVKQGKSIIRITPERWGPIATGGFPARLASDG from the coding sequence ATGGCACCCAATATCGCGACGAACATGGCTGTGGAACTCGACGAGTTGCTGGCCTTCGTACGGCCCAGGCACCGGGCGATCCTGCTGACCACCCGGTCCGACGGCCGCCCCCAGGGCTCCCCGCTGACCTGCGGGGTGGACGACGCGGGCCGGATCGTCGTCTCGACGTACCCCGAGCGGGCCAAGACCCGCAACGCGAAGCGGGACGCGCGGGTCAGCGTGATCGTGCTGTCGGACGACTGGAACGGGCCGTGGGTCCAGGTCGACGGGTCGGCCGAGGTGATCGACTCGCCGGAGTCGGTCGAACCGCTCGTCGAGTACTTCCGGAACATCTCGGGTGAGCACCCGGACTGGGACGAGTACCGGGCGGCGATGGTGAAGCAGGGGAAGTCGATCATCCGGATCACTCCGGAGCGGTGGGGGCCGATCGCCACCGGCGGCTTCCCGGCCCGTCTGGCGTCCGACGGCTGA
- a CDS encoding ArnT family glycosyltransferase, which yields MTTLHPDRLPAPPGAQAPAPSAAPAHGRPNRPLAHRVRRGRPEDPRWARPAFLALLLVIAGAYLWNLSASGYANSFYSAAAQAGSRSWKAFFFGSLDAANAITVDKPPAALWPMALSVRVLGLNSWAILLPQVLMGVATAGVLYAGVRRRFNAVAGLIAMVVLALTPVTALMFRFNNPDALLALLMTVTVYCVLRAMERGRTKWLVWAGVAVGFAFLTKTLQAFLILPPLAVLYAVFAPVSVRKRLGQLGLSALVMVVAGGWWVAIVELWPASSRPYIGGSQNNSFLELTFGYNGLGRINGDETGSVGGGGGPGGGSGGRWGETGIGRMFNSEIGGQISWLLPAALILLVAGVWLTWRAKRTDTARAAFLAWGGSLLMTAVVFSFMAGIFHQYYTVALAPYLAALIGMGATVLWEERSRWWAGAVLGGTVAVTAYWAYVLLGRTPDYLPWLRTAVLVAGIAGALGLLLVSRTGRRLALVAVGLGFAASLAGPTAYAVSTLNTGHQGSIVTAGPSGGGMGGPGGMGGGGRGGGMRPPGQASQQGNQQGNQQGGGMGQPTTGAMPGQGRMQGGPGTSQNGQQPGAMPAMPGMGEGFGGGGEQGGGMGGLLNGASVGTEAKKLLEENAGDYIWAAAAIGSQNAAGYQLATGEPVMAIGGFNGSDPSPTLAQFKQYVEDGRIHYFIAGGMGGGGGGNGTSSQISSWVEENFKEVTAGSATFYDLTRPKENS from the coding sequence ATGACCACGCTGCATCCCGACCGCCTTCCGGCCCCGCCGGGCGCGCAGGCGCCCGCGCCGTCCGCCGCACCGGCCCACGGCCGCCCGAACAGGCCCCTGGCGCACCGCGTCCGGCGGGGCAGGCCCGAGGACCCGCGCTGGGCGCGGCCGGCCTTTCTCGCGCTGCTGCTGGTCATCGCGGGCGCGTATCTGTGGAACCTCAGCGCCTCCGGCTACGCCAACTCCTTCTACTCCGCCGCCGCGCAGGCGGGCAGCCGGAGCTGGAAGGCCTTCTTCTTCGGTTCGCTGGACGCGGCCAACGCCATCACCGTCGACAAGCCCCCGGCCGCCCTCTGGCCGATGGCCCTGTCGGTGCGGGTCCTCGGCCTCAACTCCTGGGCGATCCTGCTCCCGCAGGTGCTGATGGGGGTGGCCACGGCCGGGGTGCTGTACGCGGGCGTACGCCGCCGTTTCAACGCCGTGGCCGGGCTCATCGCCATGGTGGTCCTCGCGCTCACGCCGGTGACCGCGCTGATGTTCCGCTTCAACAACCCGGACGCGCTGCTGGCGCTGCTGATGACCGTCACGGTCTACTGCGTGCTGCGCGCGATGGAGCGCGGCCGCACCAAGTGGCTGGTGTGGGCGGGGGTGGCGGTCGGGTTCGCGTTCCTGACGAAGACCCTGCAGGCGTTCTTGATCCTGCCGCCGCTGGCCGTGCTGTACGCGGTGTTCGCGCCCGTCTCCGTACGCAAGCGGCTCGGCCAGCTCGGGCTCTCGGCCCTCGTGATGGTCGTCGCGGGCGGCTGGTGGGTCGCGATCGTCGAACTGTGGCCCGCCTCGTCCCGCCCGTACATCGGCGGCTCGCAGAACAACTCCTTCCTCGAACTGACCTTCGGCTACAACGGCCTGGGCCGGATCAACGGCGACGAGACCGGCAGCGTCGGCGGCGGTGGCGGTCCGGGCGGCGGGTCCGGCGGCCGGTGGGGCGAGACCGGTATCGGCCGGATGTTCAACTCCGAGATCGGCGGCCAGATCTCCTGGCTGCTGCCCGCCGCGCTGATCCTGCTGGTCGCGGGCGTCTGGCTGACCTGGCGGGCGAAGCGGACCGACACGGCCCGTGCGGCGTTCCTCGCCTGGGGCGGCTCGCTGCTGATGACGGCGGTCGTCTTCAGCTTCATGGCCGGCATCTTCCACCAGTACTACACGGTGGCCCTCGCCCCGTACCTCGCGGCGCTGATCGGCATGGGCGCCACGGTCCTGTGGGAGGAGCGGTCCCGCTGGTGGGCGGGTGCCGTGCTCGGCGGAACGGTCGCCGTGACGGCGTACTGGGCGTACGTGCTGCTGGGGCGGACCCCGGACTACCTGCCGTGGCTGCGCACGGCCGTGCTCGTCGCCGGGATCGCCGGTGCGCTGGGGCTGCTGCTCGTGTCGCGGACGGGGCGGCGGCTGGCGCTCGTCGCCGTGGGGCTGGGCTTCGCCGCGTCGCTGGCCGGGCCGACCGCGTACGCCGTGAGCACGCTGAACACCGGGCACCAGGGCTCGATCGTCACGGCCGGCCCGTCGGGCGGCGGCATGGGCGGCCCCGGCGGCATGGGCGGGGGCGGACGCGGCGGCGGGATGCGGCCCCCGGGGCAGGCGAGCCAGCAGGGCAATCAGCAAGGCAATCAGCAGGGCGGCGGCATGGGGCAGCCCACGACCGGTGCCATGCCCGGCCAGGGCCGGATGCAGGGCGGCCCCGGCACCTCGCAGAACGGGCAGCAGCCCGGTGCCATGCCCGCCATGCCCGGCATGGGCGAAGGCTTCGGGGGCGGCGGCGAGCAGGGTGGCGGCATGGGCGGGCTGCTCAACGGCGCGTCCGTCGGCACCGAGGCCAAGAAGCTCCTGGAGGAGAACGCCGGGGACTACATCTGGGCCGCCGCGGCCATCGGCTCGCAGAACGCCGCCGGCTACCAACTCGCCACCGGCGAACCCGTGATGGCGATCGGCGGCTTCAACGGGAGCGACCCGTCCCCGACGCTCGCCCAGTTCAAGCAGTACGTCGAGGACGGGAGGATCCACTACTTCATCGCGGGCGGCATGGGCGGGGGAGGCGGCGGCAACGGCACCTCCTCGCAGATCTCCTCCTGGGTGGAGGAGAACTTCAAGGAGGTCACGGCCGGCAGCGCCACCTTCTACGACCTGACCCGGCCGAAGGAGAACAGCTGA
- a CDS encoding TetR/AcrR family transcriptional regulator: MVSAADRVKNPARTSVWLDQRTPSRTRKPDQAAGLDRERITATSVRLLDAEGLAKFSMRRLAAELDVTAMSLYWYVDTKDDLLELALDSVYSEFTPPKEDAHWHDRLRGLATEYRELLVRHVWVSMLAGHFLNIGPHAMLMSYAVQDVIRATGLPLEHQTGALSAVFQFVYGFGTVEGHFAQRSAAAGLSQEQYYQQAMATIRDQPHLSDIMESSQEVMDARGGDTVEEMRDRDFAFALDLLIAGIEAMRDR; encoded by the coding sequence ATGGTGTCCGCGGCCGACCGTGTGAAGAACCCCGCCAGGACCAGCGTGTGGCTGGATCAGCGGACACCGTCGCGCACCCGCAAACCGGACCAGGCGGCGGGCCTGGACCGGGAGAGGATCACCGCGACCTCGGTCCGGCTGCTGGACGCCGAGGGGCTCGCCAAGTTCTCCATGCGCAGGCTCGCCGCCGAGCTCGACGTCACCGCGATGTCCCTGTACTGGTACGTGGACACCAAGGACGACCTGCTGGAACTGGCCCTGGACTCGGTCTACAGCGAGTTCACGCCTCCGAAGGAGGACGCGCACTGGCACGATCGGCTGCGCGGGCTGGCCACCGAGTACCGGGAACTGCTCGTCCGGCATGTCTGGGTGTCGATGCTCGCCGGGCACTTCCTCAACATCGGCCCGCACGCGATGCTGATGTCGTACGCCGTCCAGGACGTGATCCGGGCGACCGGCCTGCCGCTGGAACACCAGACCGGCGCGCTCTCCGCGGTCTTCCAGTTCGTGTACGGATTCGGCACGGTCGAGGGCCACTTCGCGCAGCGCAGCGCGGCTGCGGGACTGAGCCAGGAGCAGTACTACCAGCAGGCGATGGCCACGATCCGCGACCAGCCGCATCTCAGCGACATCATGGAGTCCTCGCAGGAAGTGATGGACGCCCGCGGCGGCGACACGGTCGAGGAGATGCGCGACCGGGACTTCGCCTTCGCCCTGGACCTGCTGATCGCGGGCATCGAGGCGATGCGGGACCGCTGA
- a CDS encoding YceI family protein, producing MGLRAQVRTRDGWAVQHAVVTVTDMTGTQVLRASAGEDGAVRTEAPLQAGAYTVIVTAVGYAPAASTALVTASGRVEAGTVVLARQGGVELPPPGAWSLDPAHSSVAAVAQHLGISSVHGRFTEFSGRIEISEEIHRSRVDAVISAASIDTGNGMRDKHLRSPDFLDSDRFPEITYRSIGITPAGPDRWTVHGQLSMRGVERPVDLNLSYLGTGPDPWGGVRAAFSATAELRREDFAMNYNQVVQAGISAIGTTLRVELDIQAVQGESLPS from the coding sequence ATGGGACTTCGCGCACAGGTACGAACGCGGGACGGCTGGGCGGTCCAGCACGCCGTCGTGACGGTCACCGACATGACCGGCACGCAGGTGCTGCGGGCCAGTGCCGGCGAGGACGGGGCGGTGCGGACCGAAGCTCCGCTCCAGGCCGGCGCCTACACGGTGATCGTCACGGCGGTCGGGTACGCACCCGCCGCCTCCACCGCCCTCGTCACGGCGAGCGGGCGGGTCGAGGCCGGCACGGTGGTGCTGGCCCGCCAGGGCGGCGTGGAGCTGCCGCCGCCGGGCGCCTGGTCGCTGGACCCGGCGCACTCCTCGGTGGCCGCGGTCGCGCAGCACCTGGGCATCTCCAGCGTGCACGGCCGGTTCACCGAGTTCAGCGGCCGGATCGAGATCTCGGAGGAGATCCACCGGTCCCGGGTCGACGCCGTCATCAGCGCGGCGAGCATCGACACCGGCAACGGCATGCGCGACAAGCACCTGCGGTCGCCCGACTTCCTCGACTCGGACCGCTTCCCCGAGATCACGTACCGCTCCATCGGGATCACCCCCGCCGGCCCCGACCGATGGACCGTCCACGGCCAGCTGTCGATGCGCGGGGTCGAACGCCCGGTCGACCTGAACCTGAGCTACCTCGGGACGGGCCCGGACCCGTGGGGCGGGGTGCGTGCGGCCTTCAGCGCCACGGCGGAGCTGCGCCGCGAGGACTTCGCCATGAACTACAACCAGGTGGTGCAGGCGGGCATCTCGGCGATCGGTACGACGCTGCGGGTGGAGCTCGACATCCAGGCCGTGCAGGGCGAGTCCCTGCCGTCGTAG
- a CDS encoding MFS transporter: MTATAAEQNHLSSPSHPQRWLILGVICLAQLTVLLDNTVLNVAIPSLTRELDASTADVQWMINAYSLVQSGLLLTAGSSADRYGRKKMLIAGLALFGIGSLVAGLAQTSVQLIAARAGMGIGGALLMTTTLAVVVQIFDETERVKAIGIWSTVSSLGFAVGPLIGGVMLDHFWWGAIFLINIPVAVIGLVAVARLVPESRSAGGERPDLFGALLSTIGMASVVYAIISGPGHGWTSGQVLLTAFVGVAVLTGFVLWELHIPYPMLDMHFFRNQKFIGAVAGAILVAFGMGGSLFLLTQQLQFVLGYGALEAGLRTAPLALSVVALNLTGLGARLVPKLGTPVTIASGMSLLAAGLAAIALLGGDGYGGMLLGLVVMGAGIALAMPAMANAIMSAIPPEKAGVGAGVNGTLAEFGNGLGVAVLGAVLNSRFAALVPAAVGAASLPAALASAADAGERARITDAFASGLETSQLFGAVAVLVGGLLAAVLLRRAERTESARAGSTGTAAAA; the protein is encoded by the coding sequence ATGACGGCGACCGCCGCCGAGCAGAACCACCTCTCGTCGCCGAGCCATCCGCAACGCTGGCTGATCCTCGGCGTCATCTGTCTGGCACAGCTCACCGTGCTGCTCGACAACACCGTTCTCAACGTCGCGATCCCCTCCCTCACCCGGGAGCTGGACGCCTCCACCGCCGATGTGCAGTGGATGATCAACGCCTATTCGCTGGTCCAGTCGGGCCTGCTGCTCACGGCCGGCAGCTCCGCCGACCGCTACGGCCGCAAGAAGATGCTGATCGCCGGGCTCGCCCTGTTCGGCATCGGCTCGCTGGTGGCCGGGCTGGCCCAGACGTCCGTACAGCTGATCGCCGCCCGCGCGGGCATGGGCATCGGCGGCGCGCTGCTGATGACCACGACGCTCGCCGTCGTCGTGCAGATCTTCGACGAGACCGAGCGCGTCAAGGCGATCGGCATCTGGTCGACCGTCAGCTCGCTCGGCTTCGCCGTCGGACCGCTGATCGGCGGAGTGATGCTCGACCACTTCTGGTGGGGCGCGATCTTCCTGATCAATATCCCGGTCGCGGTCATCGGACTGGTCGCCGTGGCCCGGCTCGTCCCGGAGTCCAGGAGCGCCGGCGGCGAGCGCCCCGACCTGTTCGGCGCGCTGCTCTCCACCATCGGCATGGCATCCGTCGTGTACGCGATCATCTCCGGCCCGGGACACGGCTGGACGTCGGGGCAGGTGCTGCTGACCGCCTTCGTCGGGGTCGCCGTACTCACCGGATTCGTGCTGTGGGAGCTGCACATCCCGTACCCGATGCTCGACATGCACTTCTTCCGGAACCAGAAGTTCATCGGGGCGGTCGCGGGCGCGATCCTGGTCGCCTTCGGGATGGGCGGCTCGCTCTTCCTGCTCACCCAGCAGCTCCAGTTCGTGCTCGGTTACGGGGCGCTGGAGGCCGGTCTGCGCACGGCTCCGCTGGCGCTGAGCGTCGTCGCGCTCAACCTCACCGGACTGGGCGCCAGGCTCGTGCCCAAGCTGGGAACGCCGGTCACCATCGCGTCCGGGATGAGCCTGCTGGCCGCGGGCCTGGCCGCGATCGCGCTGCTCGGCGGCGACGGCTACGGCGGCATGCTGCTCGGCCTGGTCGTGATGGGCGCGGGCATCGCGCTCGCCATGCCCGCCATGGCCAACGCGATCATGAGTGCCATTCCGCCGGAGAAGGCGGGGGTGGGCGCCGGGGTCAACGGCACCCTCGCAGAGTTCGGCAACGGCCTGGGGGTCGCCGTCCTCGGCGCGGTGCTCAACTCGCGGTTCGCGGCGCTGGTGCCGGCGGCGGTCGGGGCGGCTTCGCTGCCCGCCGCGCTCGCCTCGGCGGCCGACGCCGGGGAGCGGGCCCGGATCACCGACGCCTTCGCCTCGGGGCTGGAGACCAGCCAGCTCTTCGGAGCGGTCGCGGTGCTGGTCGGCGGCCTGCTCGCCGCCGTGCTGCTGCGCCGCGCGGAGCGGACGGAATCCGCCCGTGCGGGCTCCACCGGCACCGCCGCGGCGGCATAG